A single genomic interval of Rosistilla ulvae harbors:
- a CDS encoding glycosyltransferase → MDNLSENRSVRAVESDSDMQVFLITSWKRNEPPRNGSDLRLLCLEQACMSSDRIDTQVVDHFPYAANGGRASELAARWGWLFFPNSRFAAKVAAAQRDSDVVVLHRLGAAWASAPSDLAKCIVDVDDIPSQICEQGLCRGPRILAPLKWLRFCWVRQAEKQSLKRFGAVLVCSEDDARYLGLDNVHVVHNAFPREAIVSDDSTAIEPSDLLFVGELAYKPNEQGLRWFIEHVFPKIRRKRPGTTLRVVGRVPAKIPDAWDWRFADGVEFVGSVPSIPPYLDSTTLSICPLLEGRGTRIKILESLALKRCVVSTTIGAYGLALGKDSGVCRADAIEDFAECCDRLLSDPETRIRAAEQGQRIVRELYSPESAMRSFLSVVKTVGRNREALQ, encoded by the coding sequence ATGGACAACCTTAGCGAAAATCGATCCGTACGGGCGGTAGAATCCGATAGCGACATGCAGGTATTTCTGATCACTTCCTGGAAACGCAACGAGCCTCCACGAAACGGTTCGGACTTGCGGTTGCTATGTCTTGAACAGGCTTGCATGTCTTCCGATCGGATTGACACGCAAGTCGTAGATCATTTTCCCTATGCTGCTAACGGTGGACGAGCGTCCGAGTTGGCGGCGCGTTGGGGGTGGTTGTTCTTCCCCAATTCGCGGTTCGCGGCAAAGGTTGCCGCAGCCCAACGAGACAGTGATGTAGTGGTATTGCATCGCTTGGGAGCCGCGTGGGCATCGGCTCCATCTGACCTGGCGAAGTGTATCGTGGATGTCGATGATATTCCGTCGCAGATTTGCGAACAGGGACTCTGTCGTGGCCCCAGGATCCTTGCGCCGCTTAAGTGGTTACGTTTCTGCTGGGTCCGGCAAGCCGAAAAACAAAGCCTCAAGCGGTTTGGGGCAGTTCTCGTTTGCAGTGAGGACGATGCGCGGTATTTAGGGCTTGATAACGTTCACGTCGTACACAACGCGTTCCCGCGTGAAGCAATTGTAAGTGACGATTCAACTGCGATTGAACCCTCCGATTTGCTGTTTGTGGGCGAACTAGCGTACAAGCCCAATGAGCAGGGATTGCGTTGGTTTATAGAGCATGTGTTCCCGAAGATTCGACGGAAGCGACCTGGGACGACGCTGCGTGTCGTGGGGCGAGTACCTGCCAAAATACCGGATGCTTGGGACTGGCGGTTCGCTGATGGAGTGGAGTTCGTCGGCTCAGTTCCCTCGATTCCCCCCTACCTCGATTCAACGACCCTCAGTATTTGCCCGCTGTTGGAGGGCCGTGGAACGCGTATCAAAATATTGGAATCATTGGCGCTGAAACGATGTGTGGTGAGCACGACCATCGGGGCATACGGCCTAGCACTTGGGAAGGATTCGGGAGTTTGTCGTGCTGACGCAATAGAAGACTTTGCTGAGTGTTGCGATCGACTCCTATCCGACCCGGAAACTCGCATTCGAGCCGCGGAACAAGGACAACGTATCGTGCGTGAACTATATTCGCCGGAGTCAGCGATGCGTTCGTTTTTGTCCGTTGTTAAAACTGTGGGCAGAAATCGAGAGGCGTTGCAATGA